The Spirochaetota bacterium sequence CAAGCGGCTTATGCCTCTCGATCCTGCCATGTGCCTTGTCGTGACCGCCCGGCGCTACGAGAATGAATCCGGGGAAGAACTTCGTAAGACCGGGATGAAGGGAACGATCCTCTCGGAGCCCATGCCGCGCAATACCGCGGCGGCGGTGCTGTACGCGGCCACGTATCTTTCCAGGGTGTTCGATGACTCGGTCATGATCGTGCTGCCTGCCGACCATTTTATCAAGCGGGACGAGGAGTTCGCCTCCGTGCTGCGGACCGCCGTCGAACAGGCGCAGTCCGGCAAGCTCGTGACGATCGGGATAAAGCCGGAGTATCCCGAGACGGGGTACGGGTATATTAAGGCGCTCAAGGACGGCGGCGCGGTGAAGGGTGTGGACATGTTCGTGGAAAAACCAAACCTTGAGACCGCGCGGCGTTATGTCATAGAGGGAAACTACTTCTGGAACAGCGGCATATTCGCCTGGAACACATCCATAATACTCGAGGGAATGAAGCGCCTTATGCCGGCGCATTACTTCGCCTTCGATCCGCTCAGGAAAATGACGGCGGAAGAAATCGCCTCGAACGGCGACGAATCGTGGGCGGTCAAGCAGAAGATATTTTCGGCGATAGACTCCGTGTCTATCGATTACGGCATAATGGAGAAGGCGGACAACCGGGTGGTAATCCCCGCCGATTTCGGATGGGCCGACCTGGGGAGCTGGAATTCCATCGACGATATCCTGAAGCCGGACGAATCAATGAACAGGGGCCCCGAGGTCGAGCGTATGATTTTTATCGATTCCCGGAATTGCTCGGTGTTCACGGAGAAAAGCAGGGTCGCGCTCGTGGGGTTGTCAAACCTGGTAGTGGTCGAGTCCGGCAACGACATTCTCATCATGGACAAGAACAGCAGTCAAAAGGTGCGCGACGTCGTGGCGATCGCCAGGCAGAGGGATTCAAAGGCATAAGCGGGCGCATTCGTCGATTATGCGCGCTTTTTCGTCCCCGGCGGCGTCGCCCGGCGCGGCAAGGGAGTAAACGCCCCTGTGTGCGAGATATTCCGAGAGCGCGTAATGGAACACCGGAGCGCGCAGCCGGGCCAGATTTTCCGCGTGGATCTCGAGGGCACGTATGAGCATCCTCCGGAGAACAGCGATATCGGACCCCCCCAATTTAATCTCTATCTTCCCCACCAGCGTGTCGACCATCCACACGAATGATTCCGGATCGATTATCGCAATCGAATAGAGATACCAATCCTCAACATACTCCACCAGTATGCGTGCGTGTTCATCGGTGAAGATGTAATGCGCGGGGCAGAGGTAATTCGCGCAGATAGTGCTGCCGAAGAGCGAGCGGTTCCGCAGGTCTTCCCCGCGATGCAGCGGATGAAGCAGGCAGCCGGGACGCGCGGGGTTCCCGTCGAGAAATCCCTGGTAGGGACAGATATGGGAGCCTGTATCGCGCACCGGTTCCCCGCCGGGGAGCGAAACAGACTCATCGTCCGGGCGCGGCGAATCGAGGCGTCTTTCCGCTCCCATGAGATAGCGCGTGAGCGCGGATCGGGAAAGGTCTCCCAGGTTGAACAATCCGCAGCATGCGCTGCAGCCGCGCCGCTCGTCCGGCTGGCAAAGAATAACCGAGGTGCGCCGGCCCATGGCCTCCTCCTTGGAAAAAGTGTTTCCGTATTGCCGCGGATGAGATAGCATTGCAACCAGTTTTCCGAACAGGGAGGAAGGGTGCATAAATCGTCCCATGACGACAGGGGAAACCTTGTAAATTATTATGACATCATGAACGTGCCGCGCGATGCGGACAAGGCCGCGATACGTTCCTCTTTCTGCGTCTTGATCAAGCGTTATCATCCCGATAGTTCGGGCGAGAATTCGCTCGATTACAGAAAAAAAGCCGAGCTGCTCATTAAGGGCTACAAGGTGTTGATCGATGACGCGCTAAGGGAGGAATATGACCGGCTCCTGTTTTCGGTGCAGCGGGAGAGTCCGCATGGATTCGTGTTCCTTCCGCGAAAGCGCGTGAAATATTCGATTTCCCTGGAGGGCCTTCTCAAGACCCGCCTGCTCAACAAAAGCATCCGCCGCGGCGAGCGGGTGCGTAAATTCGGCCAGGATGTGGAGATATTCATAACGGCCGTGGAGGCGAAGAAAGGCATAATCGCCTATGTGGACCTTCCCACACGCGTGCTCTGTCCCCTGTGTACAGGGAGCGACCGGGACTGCCATGTATGCCGGGGCGTGGGCCGAATCGCGAGCACCACGATGCTCCAGGTGAGCCTGCCGCCCCCCATAAAAGACGGGGCGAAGATCGAGTTCGACCTGCTCGCGGCGCGGCCCGACAAGCTGACCTCCTTCACCATGAAAACGCTCAGGGTGAAGGTAACAATGATTGGTGCCCGGGGAGCGCAGTGATGGAGCGGGCGGCGGTGATCGGTGGAGGCGTGGTGGGGTGCCACGTGGCGTACGCCCTCGCCCGGAAGGGATATGAAACATACCTGTTCGAGCGCCATGAGCGGCTGGGCCAGGAGACATCGAGCCGGAACAGCGGGGTGCTCCACGCGGGGATCTATTATAAAAAATATTCCCTGAAGGCCGGCCTGTGTGTCGAGGGCAATGCCCTTTCAAGGGAATTTTTCCGCGATCACGACGTCGCCTTTCGCGAGACCGGCAAGTATATTATCGCGCGCACCGATTCCGAAATCACGGAAATCGAACGGCTTCGTGAATCGGCCGGGGAGAATGGCGCCCCGGTGGAGCCCGCCACGCCGTCGCGTGTGAAACGCGATCTCCCCTACATTGAATGCGTTGCCGCGCTCTATTCGCCCAGCACCGCGATCGTCGACGCGGCAGATTACATGGACCGAATGAAGGCCGCCCTCTACCAGGCGGGGGTTTCGGTGATTGCCCCGTGTAATGTGCGGGGGATTCGGGGCAACGTGTGTGTTACCGATCGAGGCGAGTTCCTCGCCGACCTGTTCGTCAACAGTGCCGGCCTGTACGCGGATGAACTTGCGGCCGAATGCGGACTGCATGGCTACGTGGTCAGGCCGCTTAAGGGGGATTACTACTCCACGGTGAGCATCGAATGCCGGGTTCCCGTATATCCGCCGCCGTCCGTCCATACCGGAACGCTGGGCGTTCACCTGACCCCCACGTTTGGCCGCGAGGTGCTGCTTGGCCCGTCGGAAACGCACACGGAGGCTAAAGACGATTACGAGATCAGGACGCCACGCGAGGAGTTTTCCTCTTCGCTCGCCTCGATGATCGATGCGGCAACCGCGGCGCGCATCGAGCTTAATGAGGGCTACTCAGGCAACAGGCCAAGGGTATATCTGAACGGGGAGAGGTGCGAGGATTTCGTGGTAGTTCGCCGGCCCTCGAATGTGATACACCTGTTGGGTATCGAGTCCCCGGGCCTTACCGCCGCACCGGCGCTGGCGCGCTACGTGCTGTCGATGCTTTGATATCCGCGCCCGCGGCTATTTCTTGAAACGAATGTCTATCGACCCCCCGTGCTTGTCGGCGAATCCCTCTATACCGGACATGATGCCCACCGGACCCTGTGCCGACCGCAACGCCGCGGGCGTGAGGTGCTGGAAGCTCGTGCGCCGCAAAAATGTTTCGACCGAGACGCCCGAGGAGAATCGCGCGGCTCCGCCCGTGGGAAGGATGTGGTTCGTTCCGGAGAAATAATCGCCCACCGCGACCGGCGCGTGGTGCCCCAGGAAGAGCGAGCCGACATTCCTTATCCGGCCGAGGTATTCGAGCGGATTGGATACCATGAACTCCATATGCTCGGGTCCGTAGCGGTTGGAAAACTCGATGGCGTCGTCCAGGGTGGAAACGATGAGCAGCAAGCTCTTCGCGATCGCCTTCTTCTTGATTTCGATCCTGCCGCCGCCCGTCCGGATATCGTTCGCGACCTCTTCGCGCACGCGCTCCGCGAATTCGGAGGAGGTGGTCACCAGCACCGCGCGCGCCATTTCCTCGTGTTCCGCCTGAGAGAGAAGGTCGTACGCGACCCACCGGGGATTGGCCGTTTCGTCGGCGATGATGAGCACCTCGCTGGGGCCGGCCATGGAATCGATCTGGATCACGCCCAGGCTGAAAAGATAGGTCTTGGCCGCGGTAACGTAGACGTTCCCGGGGCCGACAATAATGTCCGATTTTGGCACGGTCCCGGTACCGAACCCGGCCGCCGCGATTCCCTGGGCGCCCCCGGCCTTGAGTATCCTGGTAAGTCCCAGGATCTTACACACCGCGAGCACCGCGTCGTTCACGGAACCCCGTGCGTCCGGGGGCGTGATGACCGTGATCTCCCGCGCGCCCGCGATTTTTGCGGGGATGCCCCCCATGAGCACGGAGGACGGGTACGATGCCTTGCCGCCCGGAACGTAGAGCGCGACACGCTCTATCGCTTCGTACTTCATTCCAAGCGTCGTGCCGTCGGGGCGCGTATAAATAAAGGATTTTTTGCGCTGATACTCATGGAACTCCTCGATGTTTTCCCTTGCCCGGGAAAACGCCTCGATCGCGTCCGCGGGGGTGCGCGCATACGCGTCCTCGATTTCCTTTTCCGCGACAAGCAGTGAGTCGAGCCTCATACCGTCGAAACGCTCGGTGTATTTCCTCACCGCATCGTCGCCGTTGATGCGTACGTCGTTCACGAGGGGGATGACCGTATCGATCAGGATTTTACTGAAATCGTCGCCAAATCGGTTGAGTAGAGAGTCGAGCTCGGCGGAGGAAAGGTCCCCCAGGCGTTTTACCGGAATCATGTTCAGTGCTCCTTGGCGATTCGCAAAGCGGATGGCTCATTCTGGCCGGTACCGTGGCCGATTTACAAGTAGATTTTTATACCTGTACATGCATCATGGCCGGGAACCGGTTCCCCGGGAAGGCTCTTCGGGTCTCTACTGCGCGACGAGCGGCGGATTGCCCTTGAAAACCGGTGAAAGGTTTCATAAATGTAAAATAGCGGCCCCGGGCGTGCACGATCCGTTTTTAATTTTGAAGGGAAAGGTCGCATCGGATACCTTATACTTGAAATAGTATATATCTATCAAAATAAGCGGAAAGGGGATGCCCCCGGGTCCGGGCACCAAATAGTTTTTTTGGAGCGAGAACATGATCAGTACGGGAATCAGGTATCTTGACAAGCTTGTCGGCGGTATCAAGCTGGGCGATAACGTCGTGTGGCAGATCGCGAACGCGGTGCCCATCGAATTCTTCATCAAGAGCTTTTTCACGAAAATCAATGATTTTCAGAATTCCATTATCTATGTGAGCTTCAACTATGCGCCGCATACCGTCTGCAAGCGGTTCGACGAGATTTTCAAAAATTACAACTTTATCCTGATCGATGCCTTTACGCACGGCAAGGGAAACAGCGATCCCGTCTTCCTGGATTTCTATCATAACGAAGAAGGTTACGACCTTTCGCGCGTCACCTGCATACAGAATCCCCGCGACATGGCGGCGTTTCTCGAGACCATGAACACGATACAGTCGGCGAATCGCGACGGGTCGTTCTATATATTCGACAGTCTTACCGGTATGAACGAGCTCTGGAAGGACGAGCGCTCGGTTCTGGACATGTTCGGGTTTACCTGTCCCAAGCTGTACGAGATGAACACGATCGCGTACTGGATACTCGAGCAGGAGGCCCACTCGAAAGAGTTCATAGCGGGGCTGACCCACATCACGCAAATCGTGCTGTCCATGTCCAATATCAGCTCGGACCAGTATGCGCTTAAAATCCATAAGCTTGAAGGCAGACCCTCCACGAATTTATCGACGCCCTATATGTTCCGGATTATCGATGAGGAGATAGAATTCGAAGAGGTATACGACAATAACGCGTTCAAAATAGGGATCAAGGTGAAGGGGCTTCGCAAGACCATGAACATGACCCAGGCGGAACTCGCCTCCAGGCTCGGGATGACGCCCGGGGCGATCTCGCAGATAGAGAACGATCTTATCACGCCCTCCCTCACGACCCTGGTACACCTGGCGTCGATCTTCAAGAAGCCGGTCGAGTATTTCATCAACGTGGAAACGATCGACAGCCAGGCCGAGGGATTTCGGATATATCGAAAGAAGGATATACCGCTTGCCATGGTGAGCAATCTCAAGATCGCCCGCATAGCCGATGAAAAAACCCAGGGCCCTATTCCCTACCTGGTAACCATACCCGGAAACGAGTCGCACGATGGACCGATACTCCTGCACAAGGGAAAAGAGTACATAATCGTGGTGAACGGCACCCTTGGCCTCGTGATAGACGGGGAGGAACACCTCTTCCGGAAGGGGGATGCGGTTCTCCTCGATCGCTCATTCGCCGGCAGGTGGACGAACCAGGGGAAAAGCGACTGCGAGTTCGTGTATATCCAGCTGTGACGCGTCTTCATGGCATTTATTTGACTTTATCAGAGTCAGTTCCCTACCGATATTTTCAGAGATGCGACGGTCCCGTGTTCGGAGATTCGGGGCGGGGATGGGGAGAGTGAGCCTGGATTCCGGAAATTCCAACAAGCAAGCCCTCGCCGCCCGGTTCCTGAAGGCCGTCCAGTTTGAAACGGAGGAAAAATTCGAAATGGCACTGGGCGAATATGCCTCGATACTGAAAGAGAATCCAGGGCACAAGGAAAGCTACCTGAACCTTGGATCGCTCTATTCACGAATGAACCGCTACGAAGAGGCCATGGCCTGCTATGAAAAAGCCCTCCTGGTTCAAGAGGACCACGTCACGTATTTCAATATTGGGAGCATTCACTATAAACGCGGCGAATACAAGAAGGCGGTCCTCGCGCTGGAGAAATCCAGAAACCTCAATCCGTCATTTCCCATGTCAATGCTGGTCATGGGGCTCTCGTTCAGCCGGCTTAAAAATCTTAACGCCGCCAAATCCTGCTTCCTGAGGGTGCTGAAAACCTCGCCGTCCAACAGGGTCGCGATGACCGCGCTGGCGATCATCTATTATGAGAAGAAGGATTACGAAAGGGCGTTAAAGCTCGTCAGCACGCTGCTGTCGGGGGACGAATCGAACGCGGTCATGCGCAAGCTTCGCGCCGATGTGCTCTACCGGCTTAACCGGGTGGACGAATCGGCCAGGGAATTCATCGACCTGTCGGCGACGAAAGAGGAATTCCGCCGCTATGACGATTTCGTGAAAGAGGTACCGGTTGACGTCTATACGGACTGCTACGGCTCTATCGGCGATAAAATCATAGGCCTCGAGGCGAAGGGGGACGCCATCCAGCGGGATGAGCTCATCTCCCTCAGCCTGTGCTACCTGCTGAAGGGCGACTCGGGGCGCGCGATCGAGTCCCTTTTCGAGGCGCGTAAACGAATGGTCAACTGACGGCCCGGCGGGTATAAATGCTTGACATATCCAATGTGCCTTTCATAAGCTATTTCGCGTTCAAGGGGGCGATTAGCTCAGTCGGTTAGAGCGCCTGCCTCACATGCAGGAGGTCACTGGTTCGAGTCCAGTATCGCCCACACGCAATCCCTCTCGTTATCCGATTTCCTGTTACTGTGGTGTAAAAATTCAAGGGTTCCCCCGAAAAATGCTGTTCAGCGCCTCCCGATAGTAAAGACTGAGTAATAATTTCTTATACGACGTATTCCGGGCCGCAGGTCCGGGCGGGGGGGTGGAAATGGGAGTGACCAGCAGCCGGTTCCAAGAGGTCATGCGTGAAGGGTCGGTGCGCACCGTTTTCCAGCCCATCATATCGGTCAAGAAAAATTCCATTATCGGCTTCGAGGCCCTGAGCAGGTTTGCCGCGCGGGGCGGTGAAACCATCTCTCCCCTTGAGATGTTCGCAGAGGCGGCCGCCGGGGGGCATTCGCTCGAGCTCGACCGCCTGTGCAGATCGAAGGCGCTGGAGCGGTACGCATCGCTCAATACCGGCGAGAATGAATATATACTCTCGATCAACCTGGATCCGGCCGCCCTTGCCGAGGGGTCGGGATCGAATCACCTGATGGAGTCGGTCGAGAAATACGGACTGCCGCCCGGACGCGTCCTTATAGAGCTCACCGAGTCGAATTCGTGCGGGATGGACCTTCTTGAAACATTTGTTACCGCGTATCGATCCAGGGGATTCCTGATTGCGCTCGATGACGTGGGATCGGGATACTCGAGCCTGGAGCGCATCAGCGTGGTGAAACCCGATGTGCTCAAGATCGATTGTGCGCTTACCGGGAAGATTAACAGCGGCTACCACAGCCGGGAGATGTTCAAGGCCCTGGTCTCCCTCGCCCACAAGACCGGTTCGCTCGTGGTGGCGGAAGGGGTGGAAACCGAGGACCAGGTGTTATCGGCCCTCGAACTCGGGGCGGACATGCTGCAGGGTTTCTATTTCGCGCAGGCGGCGGATGACATTGTCGCCGTCAAGGGCGCCGTGGAGGAAAAAATAGCCGGGATCGGGCTTACGTCCCGGAAGAATATTGTTAATAAGATCAACACGCGCAAGGCCCAGCACAAGAGCTACAGCCAGATTATCAATGACTTCGTCGCCGAGCTCTCGAAGGTGGACGAGGAGCTGTTCGATCCCACGCTGCACGCCCTCGTAAAACGCTACCCGGAGCTCGAATGCGCCTACGTGCTCGACAGCGATGGGCAGCAGGCAAGCGCGACCGTGTTCCCGGAAGGCCGGCAAACTTCGCCCCAGGGGTTTTTCTTCCAGCCGGCCCAGAAGGGAGCCGACCAGTCCTCAAAGGATTATTTTTTTCTCGTCGCGTCGGGCCTTCTCAAGTATACGACCGAGCCCTACATCTCCCTCGCATCGCGGCATATCTGCATCACCATCTCGGTCGCATTCCGCGATCATAAATACCTGAAACGCATACTGTGCCTGGATATTGTCCAGGACGAGAGCCAGGCGCTGAGGGGCCCCGGCTGATCGTTTCTATTTCTTTTTCATGAGCTCGTACTGGCTGCTCCTGCCGGATTTCTGCATTCTCTGGTAGTCGTCGGATTCCTCCATTTTATAGCCTGGCGCGGCCGATTTCGACAACTGGTCGAGGGATTCTTTGTATTCCATGATATTCAGAACCTGGCGCTTGAGCTCCCGGGATTGATATTTTTTAAGGCTGCCCCGCATGAGGGCCAGGTTGGTATCCAGGTTTTTCTTTGCGTCATCGAGCCTGCCGCTGTCCACCATTTCCATCGTTTTCTGCATCAGGTCGGTGGAGGCAAACATGTCGACGTCTTTGAGCACCGTCGGGATGTAATTTTTCGATATGAGTTCCTGGTCGGCGGTGGGGGTGATCACCGCGTCCCGGCTTTCGGTCACGCGGCCCCTGCCCGTGACCACGTCATCGTAGGTGTAGGTCACCCGAGCGGCGACGGCGCGCGCGCCCTGCGCGGCGCCGGGGATTATCCGGATGAGCGCGAGCTTCTTTTCCTCCGAAACGAGATCGCCGAGTTTTATCGCGATTCCGCCGGGCGTGGTCTCATATTTGTAACCGGATACCCCCTCGATCGTTCCCCCTTCAGGGAAACCGATGGTCAGGGTGCAGTTCTGTGCAACGACCGCGAGCAATCCCTTAAGCTCTCTCGAAAAGATGTCGGCGATCTTATCGGGCTTATCGATGTAGTAGTAGTTTGCATTGCCGTATTCCGCGATGCCTGTCATGAGGATCTCGTTGAACGACTGTCCCACACCGAACGTGGAGATGGATATCCCCGACTTGGACTGCCCGCGGGCGATCTGCTGGATCTGGTCGGGTTCCGTGACGCCCACGTTCGCGAGGCCGTCGGAAATGAGCAGGACCCGGTTCACCTGGTTCGCCTTGAAATTTTTCTTAACCTGTTCGTAACCCTCGAGCATGCCCCCGCTCAGGTTGGTGCTGCCCCCCGTCTCGATTTTGCTAACCTTTTCCGAAAGCGCGTTCTTGTCGGTCACGGCGGTGGGCGGTATGTACACTTCAACGGCGTCGTCATAGGTTACGAGCGAGAAGATGTCGGATTTCGCGAGGTTTTTTATCACGAACGCGATTGATTGCTTCGCGTAGTCCAGCTTTCCCTGTTCGTCCATAGAGCCGCTGCGGTCCAGGACGACGCAGATGTTAAGCGGGACACGCTCCTTTTTCATCTTGAGCTCCTTGGCGATAAAGCCCGTTCGAAAATGGTAAGGCTTGTTCGAGCGTGCAAGGTAGTAGGGATTCTCTTGTAATAACTCCATCGACACAAGGGAGTCGCCGGTAACGGAAATGACCGCCGGTTCGATATCGCGTACTATGCGTGCCGGTTTGCCGGTGAGCCTGGCGAGCACGGTTTCGGAGAGCACGTCCACCGAATCGATGATTTCGTTCACCGACGCGCACTGGTGCTTTTCGGAGGCGATAATTTTTCCGGTGGCGACCTCGACGAGACGCACGTCGATGCGCAGCACCGTTCCCGCCTTGATGATGCTGCCGGTCAGCAGCTGTTCCGCGGCGAGGATCTTGCCTATTTTCGATTCGTCGCCTTCGGCAAGCCCGCTCATGATGA is a genomic window containing:
- a CDS encoding XRE family transcriptional regulator, which codes for MISTGIRYLDKLVGGIKLGDNVVWQIANAVPIEFFIKSFFTKINDFQNSIIYVSFNYAPHTVCKRFDEIFKNYNFILIDAFTHGKGNSDPVFLDFYHNEEGYDLSRVTCIQNPRDMAAFLETMNTIQSANRDGSFYIFDSLTGMNELWKDERSVLDMFGFTCPKLYEMNTIAYWILEQEAHSKEFIAGLTHITQIVLSMSNISSDQYALKIHKLEGRPSTNLSTPYMFRIIDEEIEFEEVYDNNAFKIGIKVKGLRKTMNMTQAELASRLGMTPGAISQIENDLITPSLTTLVHLASIFKKPVEYFINVETIDSQAEGFRIYRKKDIPLAMVSNLKIARIADEKTQGPIPYLVTIPGNESHDGPILLHKGKEYIIVVNGTLGLVIDGEEHLFRKGDAVLLDRSFAGRWTNQGKSDCEFVYIQL
- a CDS encoding tetratricopeptide repeat protein — its product is MRFSSIAHSPAGGRTRGKATASSCISSCDASSWHLFDFIRVSSLPIFSEMRRSRVRRFGAGMGRVSLDSGNSNKQALAARFLKAVQFETEEKFEMALGEYASILKENPGHKESYLNLGSLYSRMNRYEEAMACYEKALLVQEDHVTYFNIGSIHYKRGEYKKAVLALEKSRNLNPSFPMSMLVMGLSFSRLKNLNAAKSCFLRVLKTSPSNRVAMTALAIIYYEKKDYERALKLVSTLLSGDESNAVMRKLRADVLYRLNRVDESAREFIDLSATKEEFRRYDDFVKEVPVDVYTDCYGSIGDKIIGLEAKGDAIQRDELISLSLCYLLKGDSGRAIESLFEARKRMVN
- a CDS encoding EAL domain-containing protein, with protein sequence MGVTSSRFQEVMREGSVRTVFQPIISVKKNSIIGFEALSRFAARGGETISPLEMFAEAAAGGHSLELDRLCRSKALERYASLNTGENEYILSINLDPAALAEGSGSNHLMESVEKYGLPPGRVLIELTESNSCGMDLLETFVTAYRSRGFLIALDDVGSGYSSLERISVVKPDVLKIDCALTGKINSGYHSREMFKALVSLAHKTGSLVVAEGVETEDQVLSALELGADMLQGFYFAQAADDIVAVKGAVEEKIAGIGLTSRKNIVNKINTRKAQHKSYSQIINDFVAELSKVDEELFDPTLHALVKRYPELECAYVLDSDGQQASATVFPEGRQTSPQGFFFQPAQKGADQSSKDYFFLVASGLLKYTTEPYISLASRHICITISVAFRDHKYLKRILCLDIVQDESQALRGPG
- a CDS encoding mannose-1-phosphate guanylyltransferase, which produces KRLMPLDPAMCLVVTARRYENESGEELRKTGMKGTILSEPMPRNTAAAVLYAATYLSRVFDDSVMIVLPADHFIKRDEEFASVLRTAVEQAQSGKLVTIGIKPEYPETGYGYIKALKDGGAVKGVDMFVEKPNLETARRYVIEGNYFWNSGIFAWNTSIILEGMKRLMPAHYFAFDPLRKMTAEEIASNGDESWAVKQKIFSAIDSVSIDYGIMEKADNRVVIPADFGWADLGSWNSIDDILKPDESMNRGPEVERMIFIDSRNCSVFTEKSRVALVGLSNLVVVESGNDILIMDKNSSQKVRDVVAIARQRDSKA
- the hisD gene encoding histidinol dehydrogenase, whose translation is MIPVKRLGDLSSAELDSLLNRFGDDFSKILIDTVIPLVNDVRINGDDAVRKYTERFDGMRLDSLLVAEKEIEDAYARTPADAIEAFSRARENIEEFHEYQRKKSFIYTRPDGTTLGMKYEAIERVALYVPGGKASYPSSVLMGGIPAKIAGAREITVITPPDARGSVNDAVLAVCKILGLTRILKAGGAQGIAAAGFGTGTVPKSDIIVGPGNVYVTAAKTYLFSLGVIQIDSMAGPSEVLIIADETANPRWVAYDLLSQAEHEEMARAVLVTTSSEFAERVREEVANDIRTGGGRIEIKKKAIAKSLLLIVSTLDDAIEFSNRYGPEHMEFMVSNPLEYLGRIRNVGSLFLGHHAPVAVGDYFSGTNHILPTGGAARFSSGVSVETFLRRTSFQHLTPAALRSAQGPVGIMSGIEGFADKHGGSIDIRFKK
- a CDS encoding FAD-dependent oxidoreductase, with protein sequence MPGRGPNREHHDAPGEPAAPHKRRGEDRVRPARGAARQADLLHHENAQGEGNNDWCPGSAVMERAAVIGGGVVGCHVAYALARKGYETYLFERHERLGQETSSRNSGVLHAGIYYKKYSLKAGLCVEGNALSREFFRDHDVAFRETGKYIIARTDSEITEIERLRESAGENGAPVEPATPSRVKRDLPYIECVAALYSPSTAIVDAADYMDRMKAALYQAGVSVIAPCNVRGIRGNVCVTDRGEFLADLFVNSAGLYADELAAECGLHGYVVRPLKGDYYSTVSIECRVPVYPPPSVHTGTLGVHLTPTFGREVLLGPSETHTEAKDDYEIRTPREEFSSSLASMIDAATAARIELNEGYSGNRPRVYLNGERCEDFVVVRRPSNVIHLLGIESPGLTAAPALARYVLSML
- a CDS encoding VWA domain-containing protein gives rise to the protein MKKTLLLGTALITLVLAAAPLTPQNRMIVAILDFTNSTGDSANNYLQAAIPEMFSTNLAQNPAITVLERDRVEKLLKEKGLIMSGLAEGDESKIGKILAAEQLLTGSIIKAGTVLRIDVRLVEVATGKIIASEKHQCASVNEIIDSVDVLSETVLARLTGKPARIVRDIEPAVISVTGDSLVSMELLQENPYYLARSNKPYHFRTGFIAKELKMKKERVPLNICVVLDRSGSMDEQGKLDYAKQSIAFVIKNLAKSDIFSLVTYDDAVEVYIPPTAVTDKNALSEKVSKIETGGSTNLSGGMLEGYEQVKKNFKANQVNRVLLISDGLANVGVTEPDQIQQIARGQSKSGISISTFGVGQSFNEILMTGIAEYGNANYYYIDKPDKIADIFSRELKGLLAVVAQNCTLTIGFPEGGTIEGVSGYKYETTPGGIAIKLGDLVSEEKKLALIRIIPGAAQGARAVAARVTYTYDDVVTGRGRVTESRDAVITPTADQELISKNYIPTVLKDVDMFASTDLMQKTMEMVDSGRLDDAKKNLDTNLALMRGSLKKYQSRELKRQVLNIMEYKESLDQLSKSAAPGYKMEESDDYQRMQKSGRSSQYELMKKK